A single Schistocerca piceifrons isolate TAMUIC-IGC-003096 chromosome 6, iqSchPice1.1, whole genome shotgun sequence DNA region contains:
- the LOC124803441 gene encoding LOW QUALITY PROTEIN: exosome complex component RRP40-like (The sequence of the model RefSeq protein was modified relative to this genomic sequence to represent the inferred CDS: inserted 1 base in 1 codon), producing the protein MDVSVGDVVIPGDNFAGLPSPPGKTQSVTGPGLRLETDKVIVSRCGIIRQKGANTYFVDGYHQKRYIPGKGETVVGTITNKSGDXFKVDIGASEQVSLSYLAFEGATKKNRPNIQVGDIVFAKLILPSKDMEPELVCVDSHGKKGKLGPVPEGGFIFSCSFNLIRKILRKNCPLLRILGTSIPHEIAVGMNGRIWVKASTVKETAAVGNAILAAEYTHNDEIKNMCQSIFGKLFRE; encoded by the exons ATGGATGTTTCAGTGGGTGACGTTGTTATTCCAGGTGACAATTTTGCAGGTCTTCCATCTCCGCCGGGTAAAACCCAATCTGTAACAGGACCAGGGCTTAGGTTAGAAACTGATAAAGTGATTGTGTCACGGTGTGGAATAATCAGGCAAAAAGGTGCCAACACATATTTTGTCGATGGTTATCATCAGAAACGCTACATACCAGGCAAGGGAGAAACAGTTGTTGGAACAATAACTAATAAGTCTGGTG AATTCAAAGTTGACATCGGTGCCAGCGAGCAAGTTTCTCTGTCCTATCTTGCCTTCGAGGGGGCGACGAAGAAGAACCGACCAAATATTCAAGTTGGAGACATCGTATTTGCCAAATTGATATTGCCAAGTAAGGACATGGAACCAGAACTGGTTTGTGTTGATTCCCATGGAAAGAAGGGCAAGCTTGGCCCTGTACCAGAAGGTGGATTCATATTCAGCTGTAGTTTCAATCTTATAAGGAAAATACTCCGCAAAAACTGTCCATTGCTGCGTATTCTAGGGACCAGTATACCACACGAGATAGCTGTTGGAATGAATGGAAGAATATGGGTCAAAGCATCCACTGTGAAGGAAACTGCTGCCGTTGGTAACGCTATTTTAGCAGCAGAATATACGCACAACGACGAAATTAAAAATATGTGTCAAAGTATTTTTGGAAAGCTGTTTAGAGAATAG